Proteins co-encoded in one Ruegeria sp. YS9 genomic window:
- a CDS encoding HpcH/HpaI aldolase/citrate lyase family protein — protein MAAQQNAFKQALKKGEMQIGCWMSFAEPAAAEMMGTAGFDWLVIDGEHAPNDIRSIRDQLLALEASNSHAVVRVPVGETWLIKMVLDAGAQTILVPIVESAAQAQELVRACRYPPAGVRGVGAMASRATMYGSVGDYIQTADKEICLLLQVETRAGMAALDDILEVDGVDGVFIGPADLSTDMGHQGNSAAPEVRAVIGDALTRIKAAGKAPGILATNDEARQAYLDMGAQFLAVGIDVMLLTQTARDLAARWKAD, from the coding sequence ATGGCTGCGCAGCAGAACGCGTTCAAACAGGCTCTAAAAAAGGGAGAAATGCAGATCGGGTGCTGGATGAGCTTTGCGGAGCCCGCAGCGGCCGAGATGATGGGAACCGCGGGCTTTGATTGGCTGGTAATCGATGGAGAGCATGCCCCTAACGATATCCGGTCGATCCGGGACCAGCTTCTGGCCCTTGAAGCAAGCAATTCTCATGCGGTTGTGAGGGTCCCCGTGGGTGAGACTTGGCTGATCAAGATGGTTCTGGATGCGGGTGCTCAGACCATTCTGGTTCCGATCGTGGAAAGCGCCGCGCAGGCGCAAGAGCTGGTTCGGGCCTGCCGCTATCCCCCCGCCGGTGTCCGCGGCGTGGGCGCGATGGCATCGCGGGCGACGATGTACGGATCGGTCGGAGATTATATTCAGACCGCAGATAAGGAGATTTGCCTGTTGTTGCAGGTTGAAACCCGCGCCGGAATGGCTGCTCTGGACGACATTCTGGAGGTTGACGGCGTGGATGGCGTATTCATTGGCCCTGCCGATCTGTCGACCGATATGGGCCATCAGGGCAACAGTGCGGCGCCCGAGGTGCGAGCGGTTATCGGCGATGCACTGACCCGGATCAAGGCCGCAGGCAAAGCGCCGGGCATTCTGGCCACAAATGACGAGGCCCGTCAGGCATATCTGGATATGGGCGCACAGTTTTTGGCGGTTGGCATTGATGTGATGCTGCTGACGCAAACGGCACGTGATCTCGCCGCACGATGGAAAGCCGACTAA
- a CDS encoding IS5 family transposase (programmed frameshift), protein MSDLYWLSDEQMAKLTPFFPKSHGKPRVDDKRVLSGIIFINRNGLRWRDAPAAYGPHKTLYSRWKRWSEKGIFARMMAGLAAEHGEQKTVMIDATYLKAHRTATSLAAKKGGRGRLIGRTKGGMNTKLHAICDSQGRPLNLFVTAGQVSDYIGARALLSSLPKVDWLLGDRGYDADWFREALQDKGIRACIPGRKQRKKAVRYDKRRYKRRNRIEIMFGRLKDWRRVATRYDRCPKVFLSAIALAALVIYWL, encoded by the exons ATGAGCGACCTTTACTGGCTGAGCGATGAGCAGATGGCCAAGCTTACCCCTTTTTTCCCGAAGTCGCACGGCAAGCCACGTGTCGATGACAAGCGCGTCCTGAGTGGGATTATCTTCATCAATCGCAATGGTTTGCGCTGGCGTGACGCTCCTGCCGCCTATGGTCCGCACAAGACGCTCTACAGCCGCTGGAAGCGCTGGAGCGAGAAAGGCATCTTTGCGCGGATGATGGCGGGTCTGGCCGCCGAACACGGCGAACAGAAGACCGTGATGATCGACGCGACCTACCTCAAGGCCCATCGAACAGCGACCAGTCTGGCCGCGA AAAAAGGGGGGCGTGGGCGCCTGATCGGTCGAACCAAAGGCGGCATGAACACCAAACTGCACGCCATCTGCGATAGCCAAGGCCGCCCACTCAACCTGTTCGTCACCGCCGGTCAGGTCAGCGACTACATCGGTGCGCGGGCGTTGCTCAGCAGCCTGCCAAAGGTCGACTGGCTGCTCGGGGATCGCGGTTACGATGCCGATTGGTTCCGGGAAGCGTTGCAAGACAAAGGGATACGCGCCTGCATCCCTGGACGAAAGCAGCGCAAGAAAGCCGTCAGATACGATAAGCGTCGATACAAACGCCGAAACCGGATCGAGATCATGTTCGGCAGGCTGAAGGATTGGCGGCGCGTGGCAACCCGCTACGACCGTTGCCCAAAGGTCTTCCTCTCTGCCATCGCTCTGGCCGCGCTCGTCATCTACTGGTTATGA
- a CDS encoding fumarylacetoacetate hydrolase family protein yields MSNSLFSLPDPITIPVVGETAGYPVGRIFCVGRNYAAHAAEMGNEVDRDAPFYFTKSAPNAILSGATVPYPAGTKNYHHEMELALAIGKPVFRASGAQAWDAVYAYGCALDMTRRDLQFQERDKQRPWDLGKDVENGAVFAPLTPATNWSPDDAKHIRLSVNGELRQDATLEELIWKIDEIVSHLSGFYHLRPGDLILTGTPAGVGPVVPGDIITGEIDGLEPIKLTLTDAE; encoded by the coding sequence ATGTCAAACAGCCTGTTTTCCCTTCCCGATCCCATAACCATCCCTGTCGTCGGCGAGACGGCCGGGTACCCTGTCGGTCGCATTTTCTGCGTCGGGCGAAACTATGCCGCGCACGCAGCAGAGATGGGGAATGAGGTGGATCGCGATGCGCCCTTCTATTTCACCAAATCCGCGCCAAACGCGATCCTGTCCGGCGCGACGGTTCCGTACCCGGCGGGGACGAAGAATTACCATCACGAAATGGAGCTGGCGCTGGCAATCGGAAAACCGGTGTTTCGCGCCTCCGGCGCGCAGGCTTGGGATGCGGTTTATGCCTATGGCTGTGCGCTCGACATGACCCGCCGCGATCTGCAATTCCAAGAACGGGACAAACAGCGTCCTTGGGATCTGGGCAAAGATGTCGAAAACGGAGCAGTCTTCGCGCCGCTGACCCCTGCCACAAACTGGTCGCCTGACGATGCCAAACACATCCGGTTGAGCGTGAACGGTGAACTGCGCCAGGACGCTACTTTGGAAGAGCTCATCTGGAAGATCGATGAAATCGTCAGCCATCTTTCCGGTTTCTACCATCTGCGCCCCGGCGATCTGATCCTGACAGGTACACCGGCCGGCGTAGGCCCGGTTGTGCCCGGCGACATCATAACAGGAGAGATTGACGGGCTGGAACCGATCAAACTGACACTGACTGACGCGGAATAG
- a CDS encoding glycosyltransferase family 4 protein → MQEIEVIAPNLKHSLSGVTTTVIRLLPIQKHMIGIVATGPGLPDDLPHIRLIKVPFLSNRTPRVWHARRNTEMLMGLFLKHVLRRNLKLLFTSAAQRNHSGFTKWLISKMDALIATTPQAASFLEHPATVIMHGVNTELFHPAVDKTALRQKLGLPEGTLIGCFGRIRPQKGVDLLVDAAIEVLPNHPDASIIFTGRATKEFEAFQREQEAKLKAAGLSDRLHFLGERPWEEIVETYRALDLFVAPARHEGFGLTPLEAMASGVPAIACHGVGAFSAQIEDGETGRLIEKDNAGALAEALDQMLSDPDKLVQSGQAARQRVEQHFRIEGEAEAIVRVYRSLLNTGENAHSG, encoded by the coding sequence GTGCAGGAAATCGAGGTTATAGCGCCGAACCTGAAACACAGCCTCTCCGGCGTCACCACAACCGTCATCCGCCTGCTGCCGATCCAGAAGCATATGATCGGGATCGTTGCCACGGGACCCGGCCTGCCGGATGATCTGCCCCACATCCGATTGATCAAAGTTCCATTCCTTTCGAACAGGACGCCCCGGGTGTGGCATGCGCGGCGCAATACCGAAATGCTGATGGGTCTGTTTCTGAAACATGTGCTGCGACGCAATCTGAAACTGCTGTTCACTTCGGCTGCGCAACGAAATCATTCGGGGTTCACCAAGTGGCTGATCTCGAAGATGGATGCGCTGATCGCCACAACGCCGCAAGCGGCGTCGTTTCTGGAACATCCCGCAACCGTCATCATGCACGGTGTGAACACCGAACTGTTTCACCCGGCCGTGGACAAAACCGCCCTGCGGCAGAAACTGGGGCTGCCAGAAGGGACCTTGATCGGGTGTTTCGGGCGCATTCGACCTCAGAAAGGCGTCGATCTGCTGGTGGATGCGGCGATCGAGGTTCTGCCGAACCATCCCGACGCCAGCATCATATTCACCGGGCGCGCCACCAAAGAATTTGAAGCGTTCCAACGGGAACAGGAGGCCAAACTCAAAGCTGCCGGTCTGTCGGACCGGTTGCACTTCCTGGGCGAGCGTCCCTGGGAGGAGATCGTTGAAACCTACCGCGCCCTTGACCTGTTCGTGGCCCCGGCCCGTCACGAAGGGTTCGGCCTCACACCGCTTGAGGCGATGGCTTCCGGCGTGCCTGCAATCGCCTGCCACGGGGTTGGCGCGTTCAGCGCCCAGATCGAGGACGGGGAAACCGGCCGCTTGATCGAAAAGGACAACGCCGGGGCACTGGCCGAAGCACTGGATCAGATGTTGAGCGATCCGGACAAGCTGGTGCAATCCGGTCAGGCCGCAAGACAGCGTGTCGAGCAGCATTTTCGAATCGAAGGTGAGGCCGAGGCCATCGTGCGGGTCTATCGGTCTTTGCTGAACACAGGCGAAAACGCGCATTCGGGTTAA
- a CDS encoding MFS transporter, which produces MQAGLVVLCLGYVLSQFFRAFLAVLSLDLERDIGATPEDLAFASGLWFLVFAAMQIPVGWALDKVGPRLTAAALLLVGGAGGSAIFAVATSPLHVSVAMGLIGVGCSPVLMASYFIFAREYPPAKFATLAAVMLGVGSVGNLVASYPTALAVEWMGWRATMVGLAVISAAIALGIWLSLRDPAKVDTEHKGTLLDLLKEPALWLIMPLMLVAYAPSAALRGLWAGPYLNDVFGLSTTQIGTATLVMGSAMIVGTFVYGPLDRVFGTRKWVIFTGNVLGVVALTLLCVWIDHATWLSVLLLAVIGFTGASFPVIMAHGRAFVPPHLVGRGVTLLNLFGIGGVGIAQFVTGRIHAATAEIGTTAPYTAIFGFFAVTLAIGCVIYLFSRDNVD; this is translated from the coding sequence ATGCAGGCGGGTTTGGTGGTTTTGTGCCTGGGCTATGTGCTCAGCCAGTTTTTCCGTGCATTTCTGGCTGTGCTCAGCCTGGATCTTGAACGCGACATCGGCGCCACACCCGAAGATCTGGCCTTTGCGTCGGGCCTTTGGTTTCTTGTGTTCGCTGCAATGCAAATCCCGGTTGGCTGGGCGCTGGACAAGGTTGGGCCCAGGCTGACCGCAGCCGCGCTTCTTCTGGTTGGTGGTGCAGGAGGATCCGCGATTTTTGCGGTCGCGACCTCACCGTTGCATGTCAGCGTTGCCATGGGCCTGATCGGCGTCGGGTGCTCTCCGGTTCTGATGGCATCCTATTTCATCTTTGCCCGCGAATACCCGCCCGCGAAATTCGCGACACTGGCCGCCGTCATGCTGGGCGTCGGCTCGGTGGGCAATCTCGTGGCCTCCTATCCGACTGCGCTTGCTGTCGAATGGATGGGATGGCGCGCCACCATGGTTGGGCTGGCCGTGATATCTGCCGCGATTGCTTTGGGTATTTGGCTGAGCCTGCGTGATCCCGCGAAGGTTGATACGGAACACAAGGGTACGCTGCTGGACCTGTTGAAAGAGCCTGCACTGTGGCTGATCATGCCCTTGATGCTGGTGGCCTATGCGCCCTCTGCCGCGCTGCGCGGGCTATGGGCCGGGCCGTATCTGAACGATGTCTTCGGGCTCAGCACCACCCAGATCGGCACCGCGACACTGGTCATGGGGTCTGCGATGATTGTCGGTACCTTTGTCTACGGACCGCTGGATCGCGTATTTGGCACTCGGAAGTGGGTTATCTTCACAGGCAACGTGCTGGGCGTGGTGGCGCTGACCCTGCTTTGCGTGTGGATTGACCATGCCACATGGCTGTCCGTTCTGCTGTTGGCCGTCATTGGGTTCACCGGGGCCAGCTTTCCGGTCATCATGGCCCATGGGCGGGCCTTCGTCCCCCCCCATCTGGTGGGCCGAGGCGTGACCCTGTTGAACCTTTTCGGGATCGGAGGGGTCGGCATTGCCCAATTTGTCACCGGGCGCATTCATGCCGCCACCGCTGAGATCGGGACAACCGCGCCCTACACCGCGATATTCGGGTTTTTTGCGGTAACCCTTGCCATCGGTTGCGTGATTTATCTATTCAGCCGGGATAATGTGGATTGA
- a CDS encoding endonuclease/exonuclease/phosphatase family protein — MHISTRRRIAKSLTIGCTCVLMALIVIGFTGQVFAVGDSIALLRPQAGVLLLACAVILLFMRARFLALTTLVFAGAAIGSIAASVAAPSDDCNGSCLTLYQKNLMSKAWPRYSLAEDIIESNAQIVTLQEVSSHNRKYMSNLFEHYPEKAICEFRPEQNVAILTTLPIVENSEFCLQGYGLVGLQVKAPGGDLIWVVSVHLNWPFPYDQSRQSQVIADRISQLEGPVLIAGDFNMVPWGESVRRIGAAANNQSFGTVLNTHNLGSWKIPLPIDNLLFPKGTTGTVELRPFMGSDHLGKLARFRLG, encoded by the coding sequence ATGCACATTTCGACCAGACGCAGGATTGCCAAGTCCCTGACCATCGGATGCACATGCGTTCTGATGGCACTGATCGTCATCGGCTTTACGGGGCAGGTCTTTGCCGTAGGAGATTCAATCGCTCTGCTCCGTCCTCAGGCTGGTGTTCTGCTTCTGGCCTGCGCCGTGATACTTCTTTTCATGCGTGCCAGATTTCTTGCATTGACCACCTTGGTCTTTGCCGGGGCGGCCATTGGATCCATCGCCGCCAGCGTTGCCGCGCCCTCGGACGATTGCAACGGATCCTGCCTGACGCTGTACCAGAAGAACCTCATGAGCAAAGCCTGGCCCCGGTATTCACTGGCCGAAGACATCATTGAGTCCAATGCACAGATCGTGACGTTGCAGGAAGTCTCCAGCCACAATCGCAAGTACATGAGCAACCTGTTCGAGCATTACCCCGAAAAGGCGATCTGTGAATTCCGCCCTGAACAAAACGTCGCTATCCTGACGACCTTGCCGATCGTCGAGAACTCCGAATTCTGTCTGCAAGGTTATGGGCTTGTGGGGTTACAGGTCAAAGCGCCCGGCGGTGATTTGATCTGGGTCGTATCAGTTCATCTGAACTGGCCATTTCCTTACGACCAGTCCAGGCAAAGCCAGGTGATTGCCGACCGCATCAGCCAACTTGAAGGGCCGGTTCTGATTGCCGGGGATTTCAACATGGTGCCTTGGGGCGAAAGCGTCAGACGGATCGGAGCGGCCGCAAACAACCAGAGCTTTGGAACCGTCCTGAACACCCACAACCTCGGCAGTTGGAAAATCCCATTGCCGATAGACAACCTTTTGTTCCCCAAAGGCACAACCGGAACGGTAGAACTGCGCCCCTTCATGGGATCCGATCACCTGGGAAAGCTTGCCCGGTTTCGACTGGGCTAG
- a CDS encoding aspartate-semialdehyde dehydrogenase, which produces MGYRVVVAGATGNVGREMLNILAERQFPVDELAVLASRRSLGTEVSFGDKTLTTQDIDTFDFTGWDMALFAIGSDATKTYAPKAAAAGCVVIDNSSLYRYDPDIPLIVPECNPQAIHDYKNKNIIANPNCSTAQMVVALKPLHDRAKIKRVVVSTYQSVSGAGKEGMDELWDQTKAIYNPTTDVPPNKFQKQIAFNVIPQIDVFMEDGSTKEEWKMVVETKKIVDPSIKVTATCVRVPVFVGHSEAVNIEFEEFLDEDEARDILREAPGIMVIDKREAGGYVSPIECAGDFATFISRIRQDSTIENGLNLWCVSDNLRKGAALNAVQIAELLGREVLKKG; this is translated from the coding sequence ATGGGCTATCGCGTCGTTGTCGCCGGCGCCACGGGTAACGTGGGCCGCGAAATGCTGAACATCCTGGCGGAACGCCAGTTCCCGGTCGATGAACTTGCCGTGCTGGCAAGCCGTCGTTCGCTGGGGACCGAGGTGAGCTTTGGCGACAAGACACTGACCACCCAGGACATCGACACCTTCGACTTCACCGGCTGGGACATGGCCCTGTTCGCCATCGGCTCGGACGCAACCAAGACCTATGCCCCCAAGGCGGCTGCGGCTGGCTGTGTGGTGATCGACAACTCGTCGCTGTATCGCTATGACCCGGACATTCCGCTGATCGTGCCGGAATGTAACCCTCAGGCGATCCACGACTACAAGAACAAGAACATCATCGCCAACCCGAACTGCTCGACCGCGCAGATGGTGGTGGCACTCAAGCCGCTGCATGACCGCGCCAAGATCAAGCGCGTCGTGGTCTCGACCTACCAGTCGGTGTCGGGCGCCGGTAAAGAAGGCATGGACGAGCTTTGGGATCAGACCAAGGCGATCTACAACCCGACAACGGACGTGCCGCCGAACAAGTTTCAGAAGCAGATCGCCTTCAACGTCATCCCGCAGATCGACGTCTTCATGGAAGACGGCTCGACCAAGGAAGAATGGAAGATGGTCGTCGAGACCAAGAAGATCGTCGACCCGTCGATCAAGGTTACCGCGACCTGCGTCCGCGTGCCGGTTTTCGTCGGCCATTCCGAGGCCGTGAACATCGAGTTCGAAGAGTTTCTGGACGAAGACGAAGCCCGCGACATCCTGCGCGAAGCGCCGGGCATCATGGTGATCGACAAACGCGAAGCGGGTGGCTACGTGTCACCGATCGAATGCGCGGGCGATTTCGCCACGTTCATCAGCCGTATCCGCCAGGATTCGACCATCGAGAACGGTCTGAACCTGTGGTGCGTCAGCGATAACCTGCGCAAGGGCGCCGCCCTGAACGCGGTGCAGATCGCGGAACTTCTGGGCCGCGAGGTTCTGAAAAAGGGCTGA
- a CDS encoding peptidase S41: MSLTEDLNQILETVLPTDPSFRRIERAVMDSCICETRRHALEGSIEAFLMSAMRLLALPDNGHTRLIPNDAIEVLPLRFVTVGRSVQLIGAAPEITAPRGELIAVNGADLSRIEAAAEQFLAGRHQRKRVIGPILLAWPYALARLGFASDSGTTEYRLRDENGQITNLKVANGHTVPGSALYPRNEHGKDDPTWQPEAFVEIKNWQDLGLSIALPSFFDPNETALLAGISAAGERVRACSNKPLLIDVRGNTGGDFLLTMPLIDAISESAIKQIVVLVDKFTFSAAIVFVAILKHRLGNRLTLIGEEMGDGLTFFAEGGLLDLPASKAVVRYSSAFHDWKNGTADETTPPEVARKIVAVGALNLDLEWVQGSAAEDAQGEFHQRVLKSMSNWINDR, from the coding sequence ATGTCGCTCACGGAAGATCTGAACCAAATTTTGGAAACTGTGCTGCCAACCGATCCCAGTTTTCGGAGGATCGAAAGGGCCGTGATGGACAGCTGTATTTGTGAAACCCGGCGACACGCTTTGGAGGGCTCCATCGAAGCCTTCCTGATGTCAGCGATGCGTCTATTGGCACTTCCCGACAATGGGCACACACGGCTGATCCCGAACGATGCGATCGAGGTGCTGCCGCTGAGGTTCGTGACCGTAGGGCGTTCCGTGCAACTCATCGGCGCGGCACCAGAGATAACCGCACCTCGAGGAGAGCTGATAGCGGTCAATGGCGCAGATCTGAGCCGGATTGAAGCCGCTGCTGAGCAGTTTCTGGCGGGAAGGCACCAAAGGAAACGGGTCATCGGACCGATTCTTTTGGCTTGGCCGTACGCTCTGGCACGTTTGGGTTTTGCGTCAGACAGCGGAACGACCGAGTATCGTCTGCGGGACGAAAATGGACAGATAACGAACCTGAAAGTGGCCAATGGACACACCGTTCCCGGATCCGCGCTGTACCCCAGAAACGAGCACGGCAAGGATGATCCCACCTGGCAGCCCGAGGCTTTTGTAGAGATAAAGAACTGGCAGGACCTTGGGCTATCAATTGCGTTGCCAAGCTTCTTCGATCCGAACGAAACTGCGCTGCTTGCAGGCATCTCAGCCGCTGGGGAACGCGTGCGCGCCTGCTCGAACAAACCGCTCTTGATCGACGTTCGCGGAAACACGGGGGGCGACTTTCTTCTAACGATGCCCTTGATCGACGCAATCTCGGAAAGTGCAATCAAGCAGATTGTTGTGCTTGTCGATAAATTCACGTTTTCCGCAGCGATCGTGTTTGTAGCCATCCTCAAACATCGATTGGGAAACAGGCTCACACTCATTGGAGAGGAGATGGGTGATGGCTTAACGTTCTTTGCAGAGGGCGGGTTGCTCGATCTGCCGGCCAGCAAAGCGGTCGTTCGATACTCATCAGCCTTTCACGATTGGAAGAACGGAACGGCTGACGAAACCACCCCGCCCGAAGTTGCGCGCAAAATCGTAGCTGTAGGTGCACTGAATTTGGATTTGGAATGGGTCCAAGGGTCTGCGGCAGAGGATGCGCAAGGCGAGTTCCATCAACGTGTTCTCAAGAGCATGAGCAATTGGATAAACGACCGTTGA
- a CDS encoding winged helix-turn-helix domain-containing protein, giving the protein MNAPLKRLDNRTARAIFMDRHALAEQPAGAAKGAGLLDLVQRLGFVQLDSINTVARAHDMILFSRRPAYRSANLKRLYEREKALFEHWTHDAAVIPMSFYPHWHLRFQRDADLLKARWKNWRRDGFEQQFETVLKHIRDHGPVCSSDVGKDEKKGSGGWWDWHPSKTALEFLWRSGALTVVGRDGFKKRYDLTERVIETRLCPGNMACDATATVDWLCNAALDRLGFATSGELAAFWDTVSAAEAKNWCATALAQGNIEEIEITCADGRLRKTFARPDLMDRAADLPQPPGRIRVLSPFDPMLRDRNRAERLFGFHYRIEVFVPEARRTYGYYVFPLLEGDRLIGRIDMKAHRDRDLLHVKALWPERGVRWSDARSRRLNAELERIRRLAGVEQVEFARGWLKDPK; this is encoded by the coding sequence ATGAACGCCCCCCTGAAACGGCTCGACAATCGGACGGCCCGGGCCATTTTCATGGATCGTCACGCTTTGGCCGAACAGCCCGCGGGCGCGGCCAAGGGCGCCGGGCTTCTGGACCTTGTCCAGCGGCTGGGGTTCGTGCAGCTCGACAGCATCAACACGGTTGCCCGCGCCCATGACATGATCCTGTTTTCCCGACGGCCTGCGTATCGCAGCGCCAATCTGAAAAGGCTCTATGAAAGGGAAAAAGCGCTGTTCGAACACTGGACACATGATGCGGCCGTGATCCCGATGTCATTCTATCCGCACTGGCATCTGCGCTTTCAGCGTGATGCGGATCTCTTGAAGGCGCGATGGAAGAACTGGCGGCGGGATGGGTTCGAACAGCAGTTTGAGACTGTCTTGAAACACATCCGCGACCATGGACCAGTGTGTTCGTCAGACGTTGGCAAGGATGAAAAAAAAGGCTCGGGCGGTTGGTGGGACTGGCACCCGTCAAAAACCGCTTTGGAGTTTCTGTGGCGTTCCGGGGCCCTGACCGTCGTGGGCCGAGATGGGTTCAAGAAACGCTATGATCTGACTGAACGTGTGATTGAAACCCGCCTGTGCCCCGGGAACATGGCCTGTGATGCGACGGCGACCGTGGATTGGCTGTGCAACGCAGCGCTGGACCGGTTGGGGTTTGCCACGTCCGGAGAGCTGGCCGCGTTCTGGGATACGGTCAGCGCCGCCGAAGCCAAAAACTGGTGTGCCACGGCGTTGGCTCAGGGAAACATCGAAGAGATCGAAATCACTTGCGCCGATGGACGCCTGCGCAAAACCTTTGCCCGCCCTGATTTGATGGATCGGGCGGCCGACTTGCCGCAACCGCCCGGACGGATCCGAGTGCTCAGCCCGTTTGATCCCATGCTTCGGGACAGAAACCGGGCCGAGCGGCTGTTTGGCTTTCACTATCGCATCGAAGTTTTCGTGCCCGAAGCCAGGCGGACATATGGGTATTACGTCTTCCCTTTGCTTGAAGGTGATCGGTTGATCGGCCGGATCGACATGAAGGCGCATCGCGATCGCGACCTGCTGCATGTCAAGGCACTCTGGCCCGAACGGGGGGTGCGATGGTCCGACGCCCGCAGCCGCCGCCTGAACGCCGAGCTGGAGCGGATACGCCGGCTGGCAGGCGTTGAACAGGTCGAATTCGCAAGGGGTTGGCTGAAAGACCCTAAATAG
- the hpaR gene encoding homoprotocatechuate degradation operon regulator HpaR — translation MTDDLPLTSRSLPIALLRAREKVMGPIRAMLADAGVTEQQWRVLRVLNEEGPQEPTHIAERACLLLPSLTRILQKLEHRGLISRRCHPADRRRQIVEIGERGVQIIHANQPASMAQAERIRSRLGPEKHELLLDLLNELNDLDT, via the coding sequence ATGACCGACGACCTCCCACTGACGTCGCGATCTTTGCCTATTGCGCTTTTGCGGGCGCGGGAAAAGGTTATGGGACCCATCCGAGCAATGCTGGCCGACGCCGGTGTCACCGAACAGCAGTGGCGCGTATTGCGGGTTTTGAATGAAGAAGGCCCGCAGGAGCCCACGCATATTGCCGAACGCGCCTGTCTATTGTTGCCAAGCCTGACACGGATATTGCAGAAGTTGGAGCATCGCGGCCTGATCTCCCGACGATGCCATCCAGCGGACCGGCGTCGCCAGATTGTCGAGATCGGCGAGCGTGGCGTTCAGATCATTCACGCCAATCAGCCCGCCAGCATGGCGCAGGCGGAACGCATTCGGTCCCGCCTGGGGCCGGAAAAACACGAACTGTTGCTGGACCTTCTGAACGAGTTGAACGACCTGGATACCTGA
- a CDS encoding DUF3095 domain-containing protein, whose protein sequence is MKDLHSAFYENLPLLRDFTRLADPAQFSPVPDDWFLGVADIVDSTGEIARGRYKTVNTVGAAVISAMINAMDGKLFPYVFGGDGAAFAIPPSEIEAARDTLSAMRRWAEEEFSMPLRAALVSVADIRKAGRDLRVARFAPSSGVDYAMFSGGGLAWAEAEMKAGHHMIAPAEPGAQPDLTGLSCRWSNSPARHGQIVSLVVEPTASATERDFADLAQSVLSASEELERAGHPVPVNGPPMTWPPPGLDIDAHVSRNGRNLFLHKLVLLFQNLLIAILFKTRKKLGQFEPEHYRTMVSSNADFRKFDDGLKMTLDCDPATLRQIEHLLKEARGRGKIRYGLHVQDEAMMTCFVPSATRDDHVHFVDGASGGYAQAAAAMVR, encoded by the coding sequence ATGAAAGACCTCCATTCTGCATTTTATGAAAACCTGCCCCTGTTGCGGGATTTCACCCGCCTGGCAGACCCGGCGCAGTTTTCGCCGGTGCCCGACGACTGGTTTCTGGGGGTCGCCGACATTGTCGATTCAACCGGCGAGATCGCGCGGGGACGATACAAAACCGTCAACACCGTTGGGGCTGCCGTAATCTCGGCGATGATAAACGCGATGGACGGCAAGTTGTTTCCCTATGTCTTTGGCGGCGACGGGGCGGCGTTTGCGATCCCCCCCAGCGAAATTGAAGCAGCGCGGGATACTCTGTCAGCCATGCGGCGCTGGGCGGAAGAAGAGTTTTCCATGCCGTTGCGTGCGGCGCTGGTGTCGGTGGCGGATATCCGAAAAGCAGGCAGGGACTTGCGCGTCGCTCGTTTTGCGCCCTCTTCCGGGGTGGATTATGCCATGTTCTCGGGCGGAGGCTTGGCCTGGGCCGAGGCAGAGATGAAAGCGGGCCATCACATGATCGCGCCTGCCGAACCGGGTGCGCAGCCGGACCTGACAGGCCTGTCATGCAGATGGTCAAACAGCCCGGCGCGGCACGGTCAGATCGTGTCACTGGTCGTTGAACCCACTGCGTCGGCAACTGAACGCGACTTTGCCGACCTTGCGCAATCGGTTCTGTCCGCGTCAGAAGAGCTGGAGCGCGCAGGTCATCCGGTGCCTGTAAATGGTCCGCCCATGACGTGGCCGCCCCCCGGCCTCGACATTGATGCGCATGTTTCGCGCAACGGGCGGAATTTGTTTCTGCACAAGCTCGTTCTTCTGTTTCAGAACCTGCTGATCGCGATATTGTTCAAAACACGCAAGAAGCTGGGACAGTTCGAACCCGAACACTACAGGACGATGGTCAGCAGCAATGCCGATTTCCGCAAGTTCGATGACGGCCTGAAGATGACGTTGGATTGTGACCCGGCCACTTTGCGACAGATCGAACACTTGCTGAAAGAAGCGCGCGGGCGCGGCAAAATCCGATACGGTCTGCACGTGCAGGACGAGGCGATGATGACCTGTTTCGTCCCGTCGGCCACACGGGACGATCATGTGCATTTCGTCGACGGTGCCTCGGGCGGATACGCCCAAGCCGCAGCGGCCATGGTCCGTTGA